One part of the Rutidosis leptorrhynchoides isolate AG116_Rl617_1_P2 chromosome 1, CSIRO_AGI_Rlap_v1, whole genome shotgun sequence genome encodes these proteins:
- the LOC139852409 gene encoding uncharacterized protein produces MNKYAVLSEAEDDNDSKDNSSGEADVMSDTDLYDVSLQKHSQLGANVMNVLETHLKPSNIDKTCNYVFERWNWMSNVAYSSNSCRIVVGWDSNVVNVMVIHIASQVILCLIETVDKVSKFYCSFIYASNNGYQRQMLWEDLKAHDKVVNKFPWVLMGDFNITRRVSEHSSGCSHVNWEMRDFNECIDDIEVDDLGSSGFHFTWTKSLKNPSCSILRKLDRVMCNEGFLASYSQAYGVFHPYLIFDHSPTVLGIPHEINRKKRAFRFMNHVANKDQFLDVVSQKWCTHVQGCKMFQVFSKLKLLKKDLNKLNWENAIDANPHDASLRVEASATLLDYEKAKSDEMIVLKQKAKIKWLAEGDRNTRFFHSVLKSRKQKSRIESVCDVNNDRFYGDQVGNQFVMYFQEFLGVNGQCRPVDEIGDIFSKKLSNAEALEMVRHVTNDEIRSAMFDIDDNKASGPDGYSSLFFKKACSIIGNDVCDAIKDFLTMSAFIPGRAIHDNILVAQEVLKGYNRRSGPKRCALKIDIQKAYDTVNWCFLKDVLSNFGFHEKMIQWIMACVTSTSFSICVNGESVGFFK; encoded by the exons ATGAATAAGTATGCAGTGCTTTCTGAAGCTGAAGATGATAATGACAGTAAGGATAATAGTAGTGGGGAAGCTGATGTTATGAGTGATACTGATTTGTATGATGTTAGTTTGCAAAAGCATAGCCAATTAGGTGCTAATGTAATGAATG TTTTAGAGACTCATCTTAAGCCTAGTAATATTGATAAGACATGCAATTATGTTTTTGAGAGATGGAATTGGATGTCTAATGTTGCATACAGCAGTAATAGTTGTAGAATTGTTGTGGGATGGGATAGCAATGTGGTGAATGTTATGGTTATACATATAGCTAGTCAAGTGATCTTGTGTTTGATTGAAACTGTTGATAAAGTGTCTAAATTTTATTGCAGTTTCATATATGCTAGCAATAATGGTTACCAAAGACAAATGTTATGGGAGGATTTGAAGGCCCATGATAAGGTTGTTAATAAGTTTCCATGGGTCCTGATGGGTGATTTTAACATTACAAGAAGGGTTAGTGAACATAGTTCTGGATGCTCTCATGTTAATTGGGAAATGAGGGATTTTAATGAGTGCATTGATGATATTGAAGTTGATGATTTGGGAAGTTCAGGTTTCCATTTCACATGGACAAAGTCTCTTAAAAATCCTTCTTGTAGTATTTTAAGGAAATTGGATAGAGTTATGTGTAATGAAGGGTTTCTAGCAAGCTATTCTCAAGCATATGGTGTATTCCATCCTTATTTGATTTTTGATCATAGCCCTACTGTGTTAGGGATTCCTCATGAGATTAATAGGAAGAAAAGAGCTTTTAGGTTTATGAATCATGTTGCTAATAAAGATCAGTTTTTAGATGTTGTTAGTCAAAAGTGGTGTACCCATGTTCAAGGTTGTAAGATGTTTCAAGTTTTTTCCAAATTGAAGCTTCTCAAAAAGGATCTTAATAAGTTGAACTGGGAGAATG CTATTGATGCTAACCCTCATGATGCTTCTTTGAGAGTAGAAGCTTCTGCTACTCTTCTTGATTATGAAAAAGCCAAGAGTGATGAAATGATTGTGCTAAAACAAAAAGCTAAGATTAAATGGTTAGCTGAGGGAGACAGAAATACTAGATTTTTTCATAGTGTGCTAAAGAGCAGGAAACAGAAAAGTAGAATTGAAAGTGTTtgtgatgttaataatgatagatTCTATGGAGATCAAGTTGGTAACCAATTTGTGATGTATTTTCAGGAGTTCTTGGGTGTTAATGGTCAATGCAGGCCTGTTGATGAGATTGGTGATATTTTCTCTAAGAAACTGTCTAATGCAGAAGCTCTGGAGATGGTGAGGCATGTCACAAATGATGAGATTAGAAGTGCTATGTTTGATATAGATGACAATAAAGCATCAGGGCCTGATGGTTATTCATCTTTATTTTTTAAGAAAGCCTGTAGTATTATTGGGAATGATGTTTGTGATGCCATAAAGGATTTTTTGACAATG AGTGCTTTCATTCCAGGCAGGGCCATTCATGATAATATCTTAGTTGCTCAGGAGGTTTTGAAGGGGTATAATAGGAGAAGTGGTCCTAAGAGGTGTGCTTTAAAAATAGATATTCAAAAAGCTTATGATACTGTAAATTGGTGTTTCCTTAAAGATGTGTTGAGCAACTTTGGTTTTCATGAGAAAATGATACAGTGGATTATGGCTTGTGTAACAAGCACTTCATTTTCTATTTGTGTGAATGGTGAAAGTGTAGGGTTTTTCAAATGA
- the LOC139852419 gene encoding uncharacterized protein, which produces MDFHTHNANGFKYHYKCKGMKLTHICFADDLLVFCHGNVRSVKVIKKVLDDFEQVSGLQPNNHKSTIFFGNVDTVTQHSIIEVMHFDVGKLPLKYLGVPLLAKKLGIKDCKSLVDKVRIKVNNWKTRKLSYAGRLQLVASVLTSDSNADILDFCGFLWCQDISSKGKAKVAWKDVCIPKDQGGLGLRPLRDWNETLMVKQIWRIVAKEDSLWSKWVNLIELKSKVKPHVNFDGDIFRWVTNEGKKTVFSTQQGKILYRGIPDNMPDIMQDMAKYPYSRNIWSIINRLLIAASVYFIWQERNHRIFRKVHRDEAAICKDIQNFMQLKLLTFKVKQIWAVKRAAKVWGLKCLNSSFSM; this is translated from the exons ATGGATTTTCATACTCATAATGCCAATGGTTTCAAATATCACTACAAATGCAAAGGTATGAAATTAACACACATATGCTTTGCTGATGATTTACTTGTTTTTTGCCATGGTAATGTGAGATCTGTTAAAGTTATTAAGAAGGTGCTTGATGATTTTGAGCAAGTATCAGGCCTGCAGCCAAATAATCACAAAAGTACTATCTTTTTTGGCAATGTTGATACTGTTACACAGCATAGTATTATAGAGGTGATGCATTTCGATGTGGGTAAATTACCATTGAAGTACCTTGGGGTCCCTCTGTTAGCTAAGAAATTAGGTATTAAAGATTGCAAAAGCCTAGTTGATAAAGTTAGAATTAAGGTCAACAATTGGAAAACCAGAAAACTTTCTTATGCTGGCAGATTACAATTAGTTGCTTCTGTTCTGACTTCTGACAGCAATGCAGACATATTGGACTTCTGT GGTTTCCTTTGGTGTCAAGATATTAGTTCAAAAGGAAAGGCAAAAGTGGCTTGGAAGGATGTTTGTATCCCAAAGGATCAAGGGGGATTGGGTTTAAGACCTTTAAGGGATTGGAATGAAACTTTAATGGTTAAGCAAATTTGGAGAATAGTTGCTAAGGAGGATTCCTTATGGAGTAAGTGGGTTAATCTGATCGaattaaaaagt aaAGTGAAGCCTCATGTGAATTTTGATGGTGATATCTTTAGGTGGGTTACTAATGAGGGGAAGAAAACAGTGTTCTCTACTCAGCAG GGAAAGATTTTGTATAGAGGAATTCCAGATAATATGCCTGACATTATGCAGGATATGGCTAAGTATCCCTATTCGCGAAATATTTGGAGTATTATTAATAGACTTTTGATTGCTGCTAGTGTATACTTCATATGGCAAGAGAGAAATCATCGTATTTTCAGGAAAGTGCATAGAGATGAAGCTGCTATTTGTAAGGATATTCAGAATTTTATGCAGCTCAAGTTATTGACTTTTAAAGTCAAACAAATTTGGGCTGTGAAAAGAGCTGCTAAAGTGTGGGGATTGAAGTGTTTGAATTCGAGTTTTAGTATGTAA